The genome window AGCACTGGCGGCGGGCGTAAAGGCAATTGCCGGTCGCCCCGATAGAACAGGCGTTTTGAAAAATGCTTCTTTCCCGGTCCTGATCATTGCCGGCAGAGAAGACAGTGTAATTCCTTTCGAAAAAAGCGAAGCCTTATTTGATTTGCCACAAAACGCCCGGCCTGTGGTACTGGAAACGTCGGGCCATCTGGGAATGATAGAAGCGCCGGAAGAGGCCGTGAAAATCATCCGGAAATTCATGTCTGAACTGGGTTAAGGTACCAGAAACTCGTCAACGGATACTTTATCAAGAGGACAGGAAGCGAATGCGCTTCCTTTTTTTGTTTTTAACAAAATTTACCGCAGGAATGCGTAAACTTGCGGAATTTTAGACGGAATCACCCAGTTATTAAAAGGAACTGGAACATGATAATTTAAGTCAGCGATGCTATTTAACGTATATCCGCTTTACGACATTGAGCCGGTAAAGGCGCAGGGCAGTTATTTGTGGGACACCAAAGGAGACCGGTATCTGGACCTGTATGGTGGCCACGCGGTTATTTCAGTAGGGCATACTCATCCGCACTACGTGGCGGCTCTGACCGATCAGTTGAGTAAGATTTCGTTCTACTCAAACTCGGTGAAGGTGTCCATGCAGGAAGAATTAGCCACCAAATTAGGAGCGTTATCTGGCTATACGGACTACGCGCTGTTTTTGTGTAATTCGGGTGCCGAAGCCAACGAAAACGCCCTGAAGCTGGCGTCTTTTCACAATGGCCGGACCAAAGTGGTTTCCTTCAAAAAATCATTTCACGGCCGGACGGCTGGTGCGGTGGCCGTTACGGACAACCCGGCTATCGTTGCGCCGATTAATTACAACGAGCACGTTACTTTTCTGCCTTACAACGATGTAGAAGCCGCCCAGAACGGAATCACCGACGAAACCTGTGCCGTTATTGTGGAAGGAATTCAGGGCGTAGGCGGGATTAACGTTGCTTCGGACGAATTTTTGCAAGCTCTCCGCCGCCGTTGTGATGAAACAGGAGCCATCCTGATTCTGGATAGTGTGCAGTGCGGTTATGGGCGTTCTGGTCAGTTTTTCTCACATCAATTCAGTGGCATCGATCCCGATCTGATTACCATGGCGAAAGGCATGGGCAATGGCTTCCCAATCGGTGGGGTGCTCATCTCGCCCAAGTTCAAAGCGACTTACGGGATGCTCGGAACTACCTTTGGTGGAAACCATCTGGCCTGCCGGGCGGCCATTGCCGTGTTGGACATCATGAAAGAAGAGTCGCTGATTGACAACGCGGCCAAAGTCGGTGAGCACCTGATGAAAGGTATTGAGCAGATTGGCGGTTACAAAGAGCTACGGGGCCGTGGTTTGATGATTGGCATCGAGTATGATTTCCCGGTAGAAACCTTGCGGAACAGCCTCTTATTTGACCATCATATTTTTACAGGTGTTGCGGGTAAGCACACGCTCCGTTTGTTACCTTCTTTGGCGCTTCGCATCGAAGAAGCCGATGTGTTCCTAGAAGCACTCAGCAAAGAAGTGAAAGTTGTTTCCTGAAGTAATAATGGCGCTGATCTGCCCCAAAAGATGACTGATTTTCTTTCAATTCAAGACGTAACAAGTATTGATTCCCTGATTCAGGAAGGTTTGAATGCCAAGCAGAACCCTTTCGCTAACCAGCACCTGGGCCAGCGGAAAACAATGGGTTTAATCTTTTTCAACTCTAGCTTACGCACGCGGCTCAGCACGCAGAAAGCCGCGCAGAACCTGGGAATGAACGTCATGG of Tellurirhabdus bombi contains these proteins:
- a CDS encoding aspartate aminotransferase family protein, which translates into the protein MLFNVYPLYDIEPVKAQGSYLWDTKGDRYLDLYGGHAVISVGHTHPHYVAALTDQLSKISFYSNSVKVSMQEELATKLGALSGYTDYALFLCNSGAEANENALKLASFHNGRTKVVSFKKSFHGRTAGAVAVTDNPAIVAPINYNEHVTFLPYNDVEAAQNGITDETCAVIVEGIQGVGGINVASDEFLQALRRRCDETGAILILDSVQCGYGRSGQFFSHQFSGIDPDLITMAKGMGNGFPIGGVLISPKFKATYGMLGTTFGGNHLACRAAIAVLDIMKEESLIDNAAKVGEHLMKGIEQIGGYKELRGRGLMIGIEYDFPVETLRNSLLFDHHIFTGVAGKHTLRLLPSLALRIEEADVFLEALSKEVKVVS